In Halomarina salina, one DNA window encodes the following:
- a CDS encoding carbohydrate ABC transporter permease yields the protein MSIAEEYTQSTADSRLERTRQYLWKNRYAYLLILPTIVFLVAVVGYPIFETFRLSLYQSSAGSTFVGLQHYREIIDSSIFPLLLRQTARWVVLGVVGKTLLGLLIALHLNHDIRGRKFFRTAFLIPWGIPYAISAVVFRWIEHPQYGYLNAILLKLGLIDQGIGILGNPDTAWIGVVVADVWIGTPFMAIIFLAGLQSIPEELYEAAAIDGAEKWQQFRYVTLPQLKSVVMIATLLSTIWTFVSFDVIWTMTRGGPINTTSTLIIWIYQVGIENGNIGKGAAFSVISFLILMVFAVIYLRIYTSGDDEL from the coding sequence ATGAGTATTGCCGAAGAGTATACGCAGTCGACAGCAGATTCCCGCCTTGAGCGGACCCGACAGTATCTCTGGAAAAACCGGTACGCATACCTGCTGATACTGCCGACGATCGTGTTTCTCGTGGCCGTCGTCGGCTACCCGATCTTTGAGACATTTCGTCTCTCACTATACCAGTCATCGGCTGGCTCGACGTTCGTAGGCCTCCAGCACTACCGCGAAATCATCGACAGCAGCATCTTCCCACTGTTGCTTCGCCAGACAGCACGGTGGGTCGTTCTCGGCGTCGTTGGAAAGACACTGCTGGGCCTGTTGATCGCTCTCCACCTCAACCACGATATTCGGGGACGGAAGTTCTTCCGCACAGCGTTCCTTATCCCATGGGGGATTCCCTACGCGATCTCGGCCGTCGTGTTCCGCTGGATCGAACACCCCCAGTATGGCTACCTCAACGCGATCTTGCTGAAGCTGGGACTCATCGATCAAGGAATCGGTATCCTCGGCAATCCAGACACTGCTTGGATTGGCGTTGTGGTTGCCGACGTCTGGATCGGGACGCCGTTCATGGCAATAATCTTCCTCGCCGGGCTCCAGTCCATCCCGGAGGAGTTGTATGAAGCCGCCGCTATCGATGGCGCAGAGAAGTGGCAACAGTTCCGCTACGTCACGCTCCCTCAGCTCAAGTCCGTCGTTATGATCGCGACGCTGCTCTCGACGATTTGGACCTTCGTCAGCTTCGACGTCATCTGGACGATGACGCGAGGCGGCCCGATCAACACGACGTCGACGCTCATCATCTGGATCTACCAGGTCGGCATCGAAAACGGGAACATCGGGAAGGGGGCAGCGTTCAGCGTCATCAGCTTCCTAATCCTGATGGTGTTCGCCGTTATCTACCTGCGAATCTACACCAGCGGAGATGATGAGCTATGA
- a CDS encoding creatininase family protein, with translation MIYESIGATDSEWASKSYPEIQETANADGSVLVVPVGSIEQHGHHLPVATDTILVDAVVSGASEKLDDEIPHLVTPPVWSGFSPHHLPFGGTLSLDFNHLQTVLEDVAQTGLENGFDAVCFVNGHGGNASLIDAVVSTVGTSTDAEVLGTTYFTLASDEIHNLRDSDIGGMAHGGEYETSLMLHLRPELVADTDQREATAWDEHYEWGGSDLLDSGPLAVYRSFDEYSASGAIGAPELASAEKGARIYDIVTSELAAVFVAIHEHNR, from the coding sequence ATGATTTACGAATCTATCGGCGCAACTGACAGTGAATGGGCCAGTAAATCCTACCCGGAGATTCAAGAGACTGCGAACGCCGATGGGTCGGTCCTTGTCGTTCCAGTCGGGAGTATCGAGCAACATGGTCATCACCTCCCAGTAGCGACTGATACTATCCTCGTTGACGCAGTCGTCTCCGGTGCCTCCGAAAAACTCGACGATGAGATACCCCACCTCGTGACGCCACCTGTCTGGAGTGGGTTTTCGCCTCATCACCTCCCATTTGGAGGAACGCTTTCCCTTGACTTCAACCACCTTCAGACGGTCCTCGAAGATGTTGCACAAACGGGACTCGAAAACGGGTTCGATGCAGTCTGTTTCGTGAACGGTCATGGTGGGAATGCATCGCTCATTGATGCCGTTGTCAGTACGGTAGGAACGTCGACAGACGCCGAAGTACTCGGAACGACGTACTTCACGCTCGCATCCGACGAAATTCACAACCTTCGGGATAGTGACATTGGAGGGATGGCACACGGTGGTGAGTACGAGACATCACTCATGCTCCACCTCCGGCCGGAGTTGGTCGCCGACACAGACCAGCGTGAGGCGACAGCGTGGGATGAGCACTACGAGTGGGGTGGCAGCGACTTATTGGACAGCGGACCGCTTGCCGTCTATCGGTCGTTCGATGAGTACTCAGCCTCAGGGGCAATCGGCGCACCGGAGTTAGCGAGCGCCGAGAAAGGCGCCCGTATCTACGATATCGTCACAAGCGAACTCGCGGCAGTGTTCGTCGCAATTCACGAACATAATCGGTAG
- a CDS encoding ABC transporter substrate-binding protein, protein MPNEKTDSPGEGSLDRRRMLEAIGSGGIIALAGCLGGGGGGNGSGGNGSGDGGKQTIQFLTMGVGDNIRQFFEENNATFEEEHNVNIEFTSVTWDNAQQTVNNRVDGNKAPDVARWPARWIPQLADKDALTPISDMMESDWGNRFYEGMAEGCKYNGEYYGAPWAASNKCLYYNKSVFKQAGLDPENPKLDTWDDMLAAAKKIKANTDTPALGLAGADAIETGSQYYHYHWSYGADLVDDSGAPVVNSKEAAQALGFYSDLHLKHKVTQSSPLSSTRQDIRQLFETGSLGMVIAHVYTGLNIKKAKENGEVDFDFGIVQVPKGPGGRFSLNTIDSVAIFAQSEATEMAKNLLKFYFKEDRHFEYATNKGFMPTMKAVGDRDHFQNSKIWKPYIEAGEYARARPKLSNFNQFNTRMVQAIQEALADQKSPQKALDDAQADLKEAMK, encoded by the coding sequence ATGCCTAACGAGAAGACTGACTCACCTGGGGAAGGGAGCTTGGATCGGCGGAGGATGCTCGAAGCCATCGGTTCGGGCGGTATTATCGCCCTCGCTGGTTGTCTTGGTGGTGGGGGCGGTGGAAACGGATCGGGTGGTAATGGGAGCGGTGACGGTGGGAAGCAGACCATCCAATTCCTTACGATGGGTGTTGGTGACAACATCAGGCAGTTCTTCGAGGAGAACAATGCCACGTTCGAAGAGGAACACAACGTGAACATCGAGTTCACGAGCGTGACATGGGACAACGCCCAGCAGACAGTCAACAACCGAGTTGACGGGAATAAAGCGCCTGACGTCGCTCGCTGGCCAGCTCGCTGGATTCCACAACTCGCGGATAAAGATGCTCTGACGCCAATCTCCGACATGATGGAAAGCGATTGGGGGAATCGCTTTTATGAAGGGATGGCTGAGGGCTGTAAGTACAACGGCGAGTATTACGGTGCCCCCTGGGCAGCATCGAACAAGTGTCTATACTACAATAAGAGCGTCTTCAAGCAAGCGGGGCTCGACCCGGAGAACCCCAAACTGGACACGTGGGACGATATGCTGGCTGCCGCGAAAAAGATCAAGGCAAACACGGATACCCCTGCACTCGGCCTCGCGGGTGCCGATGCCATTGAAACGGGGTCACAGTACTACCACTACCACTGGTCGTACGGAGCGGACCTCGTCGACGACAGCGGTGCCCCAGTCGTCAACTCCAAGGAGGCAGCTCAAGCACTAGGCTTTTACTCGGATCTTCACCTAAAGCACAAGGTCACCCAGTCATCGCCGCTCTCCTCGACTCGACAAGACATCCGGCAGCTGTTCGAGACCGGTTCCCTTGGAATGGTCATTGCCCACGTCTACACGGGTCTCAACATCAAGAAAGCAAAAGAGAACGGTGAGGTTGATTTCGACTTCGGCATCGTTCAGGTACCTAAGGGACCTGGTGGCCGATTCAGTCTGAACACGATCGACTCTGTCGCAATCTTCGCCCAGAGCGAGGCCACTGAGATGGCGAAAAACCTGCTGAAGTTCTACTTCAAAGAGGATCGCCACTTCGAGTACGCGACCAACAAAGGATTCATGCCTACGATGAAGGCCGTTGGTGATCGAGACCACTTCCAGAACTCGAAAATTTGGAAGCCCTATATCGAGGCAGGAGAGTACGCCCGAGCGCGACCGAAGCTCTCGAACTTCAACCAGTTCAACACCCGAATGGTCCAGGCGATCCAGGAAGCCCTGGCCGACCAGAAGTCGCCTCAGAAAGCGCTGGACGATGCCCAGGCAGACCTCAAAGAGGCGATGAAGTGA